The genomic segment AACGTGGTTACAATGTGCTTATTCTGCTGAATAATTTGTTGATTGAGGAATTTGATCTGTTATCCCCCTGATGGCTGCAAGACAAGTTTAGTAGTGATTACTGAATTTTCTTCAATCATGTAGATCGTAGGATCGTGTACTGCTTCTCATGATGTAAGGTTTACTGCAGACTGTGAAGACAAGTGTGGTGAATAAAAACTGCTCCCCTGTTTGGAATGAAAGTCTGACTCTTAGTTTGAAGGATCCTAATGTCCCATTTGTTCTGGTAAGtcacattttcttttcctttcttattGAGTGTCTGCAATGAACATCCGTGACTTGAATGGATCTAGGTCGGCAGTCTTGCCAAACTGATAGTATAAAGCAATGAGTTCAAGTTTATGTTCTCTATGCATTTTGCTTAATCAAAAGTGTGTGTTCCTTTGTATATCTGTCTTGCCTTCTGGAGGACCAAAATATGGTGATCATCATGTATGACTTCCACTGATTAACAATGGATTTTGTATCTTTCAGAGAGTATTTGATAAAGACACGTTTACGGGAGATGATCCAATGGGAGATGCAGAATTCAACGTGAAACCATTTCTCGAGTGCTTGAAAATGGGTTTGCAAGACCTCCCAGATGGGACTAAAGTTGACAGAGTTCAACCAAGCCACGACAATTGCCTTGCAGATGAGAGCTGCATTGTTTGGAACCAGGGTAAAATGTTCCAAAAGATGATACTTAGGTTGAGAAACGTGGAATGTGGTGAAGTAGAAACACATCTTGAATGGCTTGATTATCCTGGATTTAGAGGCTAAAAGCAAGACTGATTCCCTCGCTGTTGTGTACTTGTGATTCGAGGGCTGATGATGAAGGCATACAATCTAAGTTCTTGCTGTATATTTATGGCTGTTCCTCATGTAATGTTTGAGAGCTAAGGTATGACCCTCACAGGAAACTATCTCGGCCTCTTGTATGGCTATTGTTCAGGTTACTGCTTTGCTGGTGTAGCTATAACAAATataaccttttctgtttctttacCTGGGAGGGGGATTGAAGAAAGCAGAAAAGGATAACGCGAATAAGAGAATATTGAATCCTTGCTTTAAGACGATCGAGATGAATAAGGCCCTTAACTATTCTAACTGAATATAACGTATTTCTCagcaagaaatttgagaatttttttttttgaaaaagtttaCAATCAAGAACTGAATTCGCCCTGGCTGATGTTATTTTCTCTTTCGACAATTAACAGCAGAAATTGATTAGATgccatttttctctttcatcaTTTACCCCTGATTTCCTTTCTCTTTAGTTGTGATATTATTTGCTTGACATTGACgagaattgttttttttttttaatcttattCTGAGCTTGATCAAattgaaggggaaaaaaaattaatctggTGTTATTCCCATGTTCTCCTCGTCAAGCATAAGGAACTTGGCATATTCTTGAACAACCTTCACGACCTTTTTTTAGTCAATCAGTTATAAGATCTTGTATCTCTAAACTTCATTTGGATAAATTACTTCAGAAAAG from the Coffea arabica cultivar ET-39 chromosome 11e, Coffea Arabica ET-39 HiFi, whole genome shotgun sequence genome contains:
- the LOC113717839 gene encoding protein C2-DOMAIN ABA-RELATED 7-like, which codes for MNSCGLLRIKVCRGINLAVRDTVSHSSDPYVVVSHAGQAVKTSVVNKNCSPVWNESLTLSLKDPNVPFVLRVFDKDTFTGDDPMGDAEFNVKPFLECLKMGLQDLPDGTKVDRVQPSHDNCLADESCIVWNQGKMFQKMILRLRNVECGEVETHLEWLDYPGFRG